One window of the Thermodesulfomicrobium sp. WS genome contains the following:
- the murG gene encoding undecaprenyldiphospho-muramoylpentapeptide beta-N-acetylglucosaminyltransferase, with amino-acid sequence MNIVLTTGGTGGHIFPALAVAEALRQLEPTAAVVFVGGTYGPEGRMAHGAGIPFVGLPVRGVIGRGLRGAVAGARLGASVLMAGGLLRSLRPAVVVGFGGYAGFPAVAAAKVLRIPCGIHEQNSIPGAANRWLARWVDQVWTSFPDMADPLFSGPRVRCTGNPVRQAVCAVAGVRPPAGRNLLVVGGSQGARALNDLMLAHAARLRAEGIRLWHQTGAEDFARVQAAYATAYPEARVAPFIDAMDEAYAFADVVLCRAGATTIAELTAAGKPSILVPFPYATHDHQTKNAQALAARGAAVVLPQSVLPSVDVVRMLTDLFAAPDRLAAMGKAAAALGRPQAARTLAEDIIRLAQRKS; translated from the coding sequence ATGAATATCGTGCTGACCACAGGAGGTACGGGCGGCCATATCTTTCCTGCGCTCGCTGTGGCCGAGGCCCTGCGGCAGCTGGAGCCCACCGCGGCGGTGGTCTTCGTGGGCGGGACCTACGGCCCGGAAGGGCGCATGGCGCATGGGGCGGGTATCCCCTTCGTGGGCTTGCCGGTGCGTGGGGTCATTGGCCGGGGGCTGCGGGGCGCTGTCGCCGGGGCGCGGCTCGGGGCCAGTGTGCTCATGGCCGGAGGACTCTTGCGTTCCCTGCGGCCCGCAGTGGTGGTGGGCTTTGGCGGGTATGCCGGGTTTCCTGCCGTGGCCGCGGCCAAGGTGCTGCGCATCCCTTGTGGGATCCACGAGCAAAACAGCATCCCCGGTGCGGCCAATCGGTGGCTTGCGCGCTGGGTGGACCAGGTGTGGACCAGTTTTCCGGACATGGCGGACCCGCTTTTTTCAGGGCCGCGGGTGCGGTGCACGGGCAATCCGGTGCGCCAGGCGGTGTGCGCCGTGGCGGGCGTGCGTCCGCCGGCGGGCCGTAATCTTTTGGTCGTGGGGGGAAGCCAAGGGGCCCGTGCCCTCAATGATCTCATGCTGGCGCACGCTGCGCGTTTGCGCGCCGAGGGGATTCGCCTTTGGCATCAGACCGGCGCCGAAGATTTTGCGCGGGTGCAGGCAGCCTATGCCACCGCTTACCCCGAGGCCCGGGTGGCACCCTTCATCGACGCCATGGACGAGGCCTACGCCTTTGCCGACGTGGTGCTGTGCCGGGCCGGGGCGACGACCATCGCGGAGCTCACCGCCGCCGGCAAGCCGAGTATCTTGGTGCCGTTTCCGTACGCCACCCATGACCACCAAACCAAGAACGCCCAGGCCCTGGCGGCTCGCGGGGCGGCGGTGGTGCTCCCCCAGAGTGTCTTGCCGAGTGTGGATGTGGTGCGCATGCTCACCGACCTCTTTGCCGCTCCGGACCGTTTGGCGGCCATGGGCAAGGCCGCGGCGGCCTTGGGCCGCCCCCAGGCGGCGCGTACGCTCGCCGAAGACATCATACGCTTGGCGCAGAGGAAGTCATGA